Within the Enterobacter roggenkampii genome, the region TACCTCTTAAACATTCCTGTTGGGAGCAGTGTTCCCTGCTCCAGCCCACCTGAACAGGCCAGAAGCAAAAAGAAAACCGACCCGGGAGCAACGCCCCAGGTCAGCAGCAATTTTTCAATTTGATACGCATTTTACCGCGAAGTTCACTATGGGTCATCGTTTACTTTGCAGTGCCATGCACCGTAGTATGACGGTTTGTTTTCGGGTTGTTAGCGCGAGATTATGCGATTTTCCAGTTTTATCATCGGATTGACTACCAGTATAACGTTCACCGCCCAGGCCGCGAATGTTGATGAGTACATTAATCAGCTTCCCGCAGGCGCGAACCTCGCCCTGATGGTGCAGAAGGTTGGCGCACAGGCTCCCGAGATTGACTATCACAGTCAACAGATGGCGCTGCCTGCCAGTACCCAAAAGGTGATCACCGCCCTCGCCGCTCTGCTCCAGCTCGGGCCTGACTTCCGTTTTACGACCACCCTTGAAACCAAAGGTAACGTCGAGGGTGGCGAACTGAAAGGCGATCTTATCGCCCGTTTTGGCGGCGATCCAACCTTTAAACGCCAGGATATCCGCAATATGGTTGCGGCGCTGAAAAAAACCGGCGTGCAGAAAATTGATGGCAATGTGCTGATCGACACGTCCATCTTTGCCAGCCACGACAAAGCCCCTGGCTGGCCGTGGAACGACATGACGCAGTGCTTTAGCGCCCCGCCCGCCGCCGCGATTGTTGACCGTAACTGCTTCTCGGTTTCGCTTTACAGTGCGCCAAAGCCGGATGATTTAGCGTTTATCCGCATCGCGTCCTACTACCCGGTCACCATGTTTAGCCAGGTTCGCACGCTGGCCAAGGGTTCCCCCGATGCCCAGTATTGCGAACTGGATGTGGTGCCAGGCGACCTTAACCGCTTCACGCTCACCGGCTGCCTGACGCAGCGCGCCGATCCGCTGCCGCTGGCCTTTGCAATACAGGATGGCGCAAGCTATGCAGGCGCCATCCTGAAAGATGAGCTGAAACAAGCGGGAATAACCTATTCCGGCACCCTGCTTCGTCAGACGCAGGTCAACCAGCCCGGCACGGTCATCGCCAGCAAACAGTCTGCGCCGCTGCACGATTTACTGCGAATTATGCTGAAAAAGTCGGACAACATGATTGCCGATACGGTGTTCCGCATGATTGGCCACGCCCGTTTCGGCGTGCCGGGAACCTGGCGCGCGGGCTCAGACGCGGTGCGTCAGATTCTGCGCCAGCAGGCGGGGATCGACCTGGGTAATACCATCGCCGTCGATGGCTCCGGACTATCGCGCCATAATTTGATCTCTCCGGCCACGATGATGCAGGTGCTTCAGTACATTGCACAGCATGACACTGAGCTAAACTTTATTTCAATGCTGCCGCTGGCCGGACATGACGGTTCACTGCAGTACCGTGCGGGGCTTCACGCTGCCGGCGTGGATGGCAAAGTCTCCGCGAAAACAGGCTCACTGCAGGGGGTTTACAACCTTGCAGGCTTCATCACTACCGCCAGCGGACAGCGCATGGCATTCGTGCAGTATCTTTCCGGCTATGCCGTCGAACCGACCGATCAGCGCAATCGTCGTATTCCGCTGGTTCGCTTCGAAAGCAGGCTTTATAAGGACATCTACCAGAATAACTAGCGATGAAACTACTTATAGTTGAAGACGATCTGTTATTGCAGGAAGGGCTGGCGCTGGGGCTGGCCAATGAAGGGTATGCTCTCGACTGTGCAGGCACCGCAGCAGAGGCGGATGCCCTGATCCAGAGCGGCGAATACAGCCTGGTGATCCTCGATTTGGGCTTGCCCGATAAAGACGGCGCCACGCTGCTCAGCCAGTGGCGACGTCGCGGCATCAACAATCCCGTCCTGATCCTGACGGCACGTGATGCCATTGAAGATCGTATCACCGGCCTCGATGCAGGCGCAGATGATTATCTGGTGAAGCCTTTCGCGCTCGCGGAGCTGCAGGCACGGGTGCGAGCGTTGATTCGCCGTTATCAGGGCCATAGTGATAACTTACTGACCGACGGCGACATTACGCTGAATTTGCAAACCCAGCAGGTGCTGCAACAGGATCAGGCCGTAGAGGTCACACCAAAAGAGTTCGCCTTGCTTACGCGTCTGATCATGCGCAGCGGGCAAACGGTACACAGAGAAACGCTCCAGCAGGATATCTACTCCTGGCAGGACGATCCCGGGTCAAATACCCTTGAGGTCCACATCCATAATCTGCGGCGTAAGCTCGGTAAAGACAGGATCAAAACCGTTCGCGGCGTCGGCTATCGTCTGGAGAGCCAGAAATGAACAGCATGCGTCGGCGTCTGATGGTACTGCTGGCGGTCATTCTCCTGTTTTTTCAGCTGATAAGCGTCATCTGGCTATGGCATGAAAGCCGTGAACAGATTGGTTTTCTGGTCAACGAAACGCTGTCAGCGAAAGCGCGCAATAATCACGTTGAGAAAGAGATACGCGAAGCGATTGCCTCGCTGCTGGTCCCTTCCCTGGTGATGGTTGGCTTTACCCTGCTCTTCTCTTTCTGGGCGGTCACCTGGATAACCCGGCCGCTGAATAAACTCCGCGCCAGCCTCGCTAACCGTTCAGCCGATAACTTAACACCGCTTCCCATGTTTTCCGACATGGAAGAAATTGGCGCGGTGACGACCTCTCTGAACCAGCTGCTGGCCCGGCTGGATAGCACCATTAAGCAGGAACGTCTCTTCACTGCAGACGCCGCTCATGAGCTGAGAACGCCTCTTGCTGGCATCCGGCTCCATCTGGAGCTAATGTCGCAGTCAGGTGCGCCTCAGGCCGCAACGCTGATTAGCCGTATCGATCAGCTCATGCATACCGTCGAACAGCTGCTGATGCTGGCCCGGGCCGGACAGGCCATGGCGAGCGGACACTACGAAACCGTGAACTGGACGGAAAATATCATTGAACCTCTCGGCCTGGGGCATGAAACCAAAGAGCATACGGTGATTTGGCCGGCTAAAAGCGCGCTCACGGTTCAGGGAGACGCCGTTCTCCTGCGCCTCATGCTGCGCAACCTGCTGGAGAATGCCGGGCGCTACAGCCCGTCAGGGACAACGATTACAGTGACATTAACCGAGGTCGAGGGCGGGACGCAGATTAGCGTTATCGATCAGGGTCCTGGAATTGATGAAGCGCACCGACAGTCAATTACCGAGCCATTCCGCCGTCTTGACCAGCGCTACGGAGGCAGTGGGCTGGGCCTGAGCATCGTGCAGCGCATCCTCCAGCTCCACCACGGCAGGCTAACGCTTGAGAATGGCGCTGAAGGTGGCTTAATCGCCAGCTGCTGGCTGCCCGCAACGCTGGAATAAAAAAAGCCCCCATAACGGGGGCTTTGAACAGCAATTAGTGCTTGTAGATGAACTCGACGCCTTCTTCGTCGTCTTCATCCCAGTCATCATCCCAGTCTTCATCGTCTTCTTCCGCTTCCAGCTCTTCGAGCTGCTGGCGGTGGTAGTCATCCCACATGAATTCGACTTTTTCAGGCTGTTTGACTTCTTCCGCCTGAACAATTGGGTTCTCAATGATGAAGGTCATCACATCCCAGCACAGATCTTTCACGCCAACCTGGCTTGCCGCAGAGATCAGGTAGTATTTATCTTCCCAACCCATCGCTTCAGCAATGGCTTTCGCTTTTGCTTCTGCTTCGGCTTTGTCCATCAGGTCGATCTTGTTGAAGACCAGCCAGCGTGGTTTGTTCGCCAGTTTCTCGCTGTATTTCTCCAGCTCGCCAACGATGATGCGGGCGTTTTCAACCGGATCGGAACCGTCGATAGGATCGATATCAATGAGGTGCAGCAGCACGCGGCAGCGTTCAAGGTGTTTCAGGAAGCGAATACCCAGACCCGCCCCTTCCGCGGCGCCTTCAATCAGGCCCGGAATATCGGCGACCACGAAGCTCTTCTCGTTATCCATACGGACAACGCCCAGGCTTGGTACCAGCGTGGTAAACGGATAGTCAGCCACTTTTGGCTTCGCCGCAGAAACCGCGCGAATAAACGTCGATTTACCTGCGTTTGGCATACCCAGCATGCCCACGTCAGCCAGAAGCATCAGTTCCAGCTGCAGGTCGCGCTTATCGCCCGGCGTACCCATCGTTTTCTGACGCGGCGTACGGTTAACGGAAGATTTGAAACGGCTGTTACCCAGACCGTGCCAGCCGCCTTTCGCCACCATCAGGCGCTGACCGTGTTTGGTCATGTCGCCCATGGTTTCACCCGTCCCCTGGTCAATCACACGCGTACCGACCGGAACTTTAATGGTGACGTCTTTACCGCGTTTCCCGGTACAGTCACGGCTCTGGCCGTTCTGGCCACGTTCAGCGCGGAAGGATTTTTCGAAACGGTAGTCGATCAGCGTGTTGAGGTTCTCATCCGCCTCCAGCCACACGTCACCACCATCCCCACCGTCGCCGCCATCAGGACCGCCACGAGGGATATACTTTTCACGGCGGAAGCTCACGCAACCGTTGCCGCCATCACCAGCCACGACCAGGATCGTCGCTTCATCAACAAACTTCATTTTACTCTCCGTAACTCATTCGCCTGAGCGGGGGACTACTACAACCGCTTCATTTTTGCGCCAACGTCCCCAAAGACGATGACCAATGGCGGAATACATCGCGCCCGCAACCACGACAAACGCACCGAGATAACCCAACAGGTTGAGCATCGGTCTGACGAAGACATCGGGCCAGGCCATTGATAACAAATCTGAAAATAACAGCGTAAACAGCGGGGTAAGCGTGATCAACGCGCTCACCTGTGCTGCCTGCCAGCGCGCCATCGCTTCGGCCAGCGCGCCATAACCGACCAGCGTGTTCAGCCCACAAAAAATGAGGCACGCCAGTTGCCAGTCGCTAAGCTGAGTAATCACGCCCGGCTTCGCTAATGGCAGCAATGCTATTGTACACAAAGTGTACAGCAAAAAGAGGATCTGCTGTGAGGCAAGCCGACGCAATAACACCTTTTGCGCGACGCCATAGCTCACCCAGACCGTTGCTGCCCCCACACCGAAAATGACACCCCAGGTGTAATCCGTCAGGCGGGTAAAAATCTCGATCAGACTGGTGTTGAAGAACATCACCAGACCGCACAACAGCATGCTCGCCCCGATAATCTGCGTACCGCGCATCTTCTCCTTGAGGATAAAGACGCTGGCGACCATCATGCCCACCGGCGAAAGCTGACCAATCACCTGCGACGCCGTGGGGCTGAGATATTGCAGGGAAGAGCTGAACAGGATGAAGTTACCGAACAGACCGCCCGTCGCGATAGCCAGCAATACCAGCCAGCGCGGTTTACGGAAGAGCCGCAAGGGTGGAAGCTTACCTTTGACGGCCAGAATCGCCCCGAGGCCGATGCTTGCCATCAGAAAGCGATAAAAGACCACCGTAGGCGGCTCCATCACTTCCAGTACCTGCTTCATTGCAATTGGCAGCGCACCCCAGCACATTGCGGTTGTGAGCGCCAAAAGAATTCCTATGCCGGCCTGCTGCTTCATGCCCGTTTTCCCTACAGAAAAAATTACCGGGTTTCCAATGTAAAAAGCCCCGCAACAGGTTGCGGGGCTTTAATCCGTTACCGGACCGAGAAAACCTTACTCAGCAACGATGCTGATGTATTTACGGTTGTTCGGGCCTTTAACTTCAAATTTCACTTTACCGTCTGCTTTAGCAAACAGAGTGTGGTCACGACCGCAACCTACGTTGTTGCCAGCGTGGAATTTGGTACCACGTTGACGAACGATGATGCTACCCGCCAGAACGGATTCGCCACCGAAACGCTTAACGCCCAGGCGTTTAGCTTCTGAATCGCGACCGTTACGTGTGGAGCCGCCAGCCTTTTTATGTGCCATTTAAATCTCTCCTCAGGTCTTAGGCGCTGATGCCAGTAATTTTCACATCAGTGAACCACTGACGGTGGCCCTGCTGCTTACGGTAGTGCTTACGACGACGAAACTTAACGATTTTAACTTTCTCGCCACGACCGTGTGCAACAACTTCAGCTTTGATAACGCCGCCATCAACGAAAGGAACGCCGATTTTGACTTCTTCACCGTTTGCGATCATCAGAACTTCTGCGAACTCAACAGATTCGCCAGTTGCGATGTCCAGCTTTTCCAGGCGAACGGTCTGACCTTCGCTTACTCGGTGTTGTTTACCACCACTTTGGAAAACCGCGTACATATAAACTCCGCTTCCGCGCACGTCCTCGTATGAATCAGAGTGCGCTATAAATATTCACAATAGGGCGCGAATATTACGCAAAACGCGAGCCTTTGACAAGTGCTACCGTCAATACATGAAGAAAAAAAACACAACACGTACGGTAACGTTTATCTGAGCCGTTTTTTCAGTACAATCAGCACTAGTATTGATAAACCGAAACCCTTCGTTACCCCATTGAAGATGGGATCAACAGGATAAAAAGCCCGGCTTTTGCGATGAATTTAGAAAAAATCAACGAGTTAACCGCGCAAGATATGGCGGGTGTGAATGCAGCAATCCTGGAGCAACTCAACTCTGACGTTCAGCTGATCAATCAGTTGGGCTATTACATTGTCAGCGGCGGCGGTAAACGCATTCGTCCGATGATTGCCATTCTGGCTGCCAGAGCCGTTGGCTATCAGGGAAATGCCCACATCACTATCGCCGCGCTCATCGAATTTATCCACACGGCGACGCTTCTGCACGACGATGTGGTGGATGAATCGGATATGCGTCGTGGCAAAGCCACGGCTAACGCCGCGTTCGGGAACGCAGCCAGCGTCCTGGTGGGGGACTTTATCTATACCCGCGCCTTCCAGATGATGACCAGCCTGGGTTCCCTGAAAGTGCTGGAAGTGATGTCCGAAGCCGTTAACGTCATCGCTGAAGGCGAAGTGCTGCAGCTGATGAACGTCAACGACCCGGACATCACCGAAGAAAACTACATGCGCGTCATCTACAGCAAAACCGCGCGCCTGTTTGAAGCGGCGGCCCAGTGTTCCGGCATTTTGGCGGGCTGTACCGAAGCGCAGGAAAAAGGCCTGCAGGACTATGGCCGCTATCTGGGCACAGCCTTCCAGCTGATTGACGATCTGCTGGATTACAGTGCGGACGGCGAGACGCTCGGCAAAAACGTTGGCGATGACCTGAACGAAGGCAAACCGACCCTGCCGCTGCTCCACGCCATGCGTAACGGAACGGCCGACCAGGCGAAGATGATCCGTGAAGCGATTGAGCAGGGAAATGGCCGCCATCTTCTGGAACCTGTACTGGAAACCATGGCAATCTGCGGATCGCTGGAATGGACGCGTCAGCGTGCAGAAGAAGAAGCCGACAAGGCCATCGAGGCCCTTCAGGTCATTCCAGACAGCCCATGGCGCGAGGCACTGATTGGCCTTGCCCACATCGCCGTTCAGCGCGACCGTTAATCTCCCTTTTTCTCCCCGCGATACTGGCGGGGAGATTCCAGTACACGCCTGTAAATTCCGCGTTCATGTAAATTCATCGGTTTAGAGACCGCATGAATAAAGCCATGTCTTATTCTGAATATTCCTTCAAGTAACGCGAACTTTTTAGAACAAGAGTTCGAAATGGGTATAGTAAACCCGTCGTTTCAGAAGAAACGGCGTAGGTGAATCCGAACTTAAGGACGGCGTTATGGATACGAAATTTATCGACTGGCACACGGCTGATATTATTGCCGCACTGCGCAAAAAAGGCACTTCACTGGCAGCAGAGTCCCGCCGCCATGGACTGAGTTCTTCAACTCTGGCAAACGCCCTCACCCGCCCCTGGCCAAAAGGAGAATTAATTATCGCAACGGCGCTGGACACGCATCCGTGGGTGATTTGGCCTTCGCGCTACCACGATCCTGTCACCCATGAATTTATCGACAGATCGCGCATGATTCGCCAGAGAAAAGTAAAAAAAGAATCGCAGGAATAAGATTTTTTTGACAGGAACAGCAACCCCCCGGTCATTTCTGGCAGGGGGCTGCCGGAACGATTACTCGCCCTTCACACGCTCGATATTGGCACCCAGCGCGCGCAGTTTATCTTCGATACGCTCATAGCCACGATCGATGTGATAAATACGATCCACGATCGTTGTGCCTTCCGCGATACAACCCGCCAACACCAGGCTGGCAGACGCACGCAGATCGGTTGCCATCACCTGAGCACCGGACAGTTTCTCAACGCCGTGGCAAATCACGGTATTACTTTCGATCTCGGCACGTGCCCCCATACGGATCAGCTCCGGTACGTGCATAAAGCGGTTCTCGAAAATGGTTTCCGTGATAAAGCCGGTCCCTTCGGCGACCAGGTTCAACAAGGTGAACTGTGCCTGCATGTCAGTTGGGAACGCCGGATGCGGTGCCGTACGCACATTGACCGCTTTTGGACGCTGTCCATGCATATCAAGGCTGATCCAGTCTTCACCGATTTCGATATCCGCACCCGCATCGCGCAGTTTCGCCAGCACTGCATCCAGGGTATCTGGCTGCGCGTTACGACAAACAATTTTCCCGCCAGAGATCGCAGCAGCGATCAGGAAGGTACCGGTTTCGATACGGTCCGGCAGTACGCGATAGACACCCCCGCCCAGACGCTCAACGCCTTCGATGGTGATGCGGTCGGTACCCTGACCGGAGATCTTCGCACCCAGCGCCACGAGGAAGTTGGCAGTATCCACAATCTCCGGTTCACGCGCGGCGTTTTCGATGATCGTGGTCCCTTCTGCCAGCGTTGCCGCAGACATAATGGTCACCGTTGCACCCACGCTCACTTTGTCCATAACAATGTGCGCGCCTTTCAGACGACCATTGACGGACGCTTTAACGTAGCCTTCTTCCAGCTTGATCTCTGCGCCCAGTTTTTCCAGGCCAAAGATGTGCAGGTCAACCGGACGCGCACCGATAGCGCAACCGCCCGGCAGCGAAACCTGACCCTGACCGAAACGCGCCACCAGCGGGCCAAGCGCCCAGATGGAAGCACGCATGGTTTTCACCAGATCGTAAGGGGCAGAGAAGTTATTCACCTTGCTGGCGTCGATCCAGACGGAACCGTTACGCTCGACTTTCGTGCCCAACTGGGTGAGCAGCTTCATGGTGGTGTCGATATCTTTCAGCTTCGGTACGTTCTGAATCTCTACCGGCTCTTCCGCGAGCAGTGCAGCAAAGAGGATGGGCAGCGCGGCGTTTTTCGCGCCAGAAATTGTGACTTCGCCCTGGAGACGCGTTGGCCCCTGTACACGAAATTTATCCATGGTGTGCTCTCTTATAAATTCAACCGTGCTGCGGGCCTGTCGCCCTCAGCTCAAAAACCGTTTAGTTTGCGATCGCGTGCCCACTCTTGCGGGGTGAACGCTTTAATCGACAGGGCGTGGATGCGGTTATCCGCAATATATTCCATCAGCGGCGCGTACACAGCCTGCTGTTTCTTCACACGGCTCATACCGTCGAACATCTCACCCACAGCAATAACCTGGAAGTGACTGCCATCGCCTGTGACGTGGGCTTCCTGAAGGGAGAGTGCATTCATCAGCACTGTCTGGATTTCATGATTTTCCATGGGCTCTTAATCATCTGATAGTGAAAACAAGCCCAACATCTTAGAGCAAAGTGGCGTCGTCTTAAACAAGCAAAAAGCCCCGACGATGAAACTGTCAGGGCTTTCGGAAGTAACGCACTGAAAATATTAACGAGGCAGTACGTCCTGAGGCAGATTGTAGAGCTGCGCAAGGGTCACGACATTGTCGCTCGCGCCGCGAAGCGTGACGCTCGTCCCCTGCTTTTTCCCTACCGCAACCAGATGGGCAAGCAGCGCAACGCCTGCCGTATCCACCCGCGTGACGTCGGTTAAGTCAATAAGCGTCACGCCCTGCATGGCCTCATGGCGTTTATCCCATAAGGGGTTCAGCAGATCCTGATCCAGCTCACCGGACAGCTTTAATGTCTCGCCTTCACGCGACCAGCTGAGTTGCTGTGACATTACTTCTTCTCGTCCAGACTAATTTTCTGACGAGCGATGGACTGCAGCTGCGCGGTCAGGCCATCAATCCCCTTGGTGCGCAGCAGGTCGCTCCACTCGTTCTGTTTGGTAGTGATCATGCTTACGCCTTCGGCGATCATGTCATACGCCTGCCAGTGGCCGGTCTGGCTGTTTTTACGCCACTGGAAATCCAGACGCACCGGCGGACGACCGTTAGGATCGTTGATCGTTACGCGAATAGGGACGATGGTCGCATCACCCAGCGGCTGCTCCGGGGCGATCTGATAGGTCTGACCGTGGTACATCGCCAGCGCCTGACCATACGCCTGCTTCAGGTATTCACGGAAAGCGGCAAAATAGGCATCACGCTGCGCCGGGGTTGCGTCTTTGTAATAGCGGCCCAGCACCAGTGCTCCCGCATATTTGATCTGCACGTACGGCAGCAGCTCCTGGTCAACCACGTCACGCAGGTAATCAGGATTAGCACGAATCTTAGGCTGCTCGTTTTTAAGACGATCGAAGGTTTTCTTCGCGGCTTCGTCCATCAGTTTGTACGGGTTACTCTGATCCGCCGCGTGCACCGCGGTGAGAGGGGAAATAACCAGCATGGCAACCATTAACAGTCGTTTAAACATGAATGACTTCTCCTGATATTAATTCGCAGCACCTGGGGTCGGCGCAGCATTGGTATGGTCTTCACTCTGCGCAGGGGCATTGTCAGACTTTTTATCATCCCCTTTACTGTTGTAAAGGAACTGACCAATCATATCTTCCAGCACCATGGCGGACTTGGTGTCCTGGATCACGCTCCCGTCCTTAAGGATAGTCGTTCCCAGCTCGGGGTCTTCAAAACCGACGTTAAGCGCCAGATATTGTTCGCCCAGCAGACCGGAAGTCCGGATAGAAAGGGAGCTGGTGTCCGGAATGTGGTTGTAACGCTCTTCGATATCCATCGCGACACGTGGCAGATAGGTCTTCTCATCCAGCGTAATGTCAGATACGCGTCCGATCACCACGCCGCCAATACGGACCGGTGAACGCGCCTTCAGCCCGCCGATGTTATCGAAGGTGGCATAGATGCGATACGTCGGCTCGGTGCGCACAGACGTAATATCCGCCGCTCTCAGGCAGATAAACAGCGCGGCCAGCAGCGCCAGCAGCAGGAATACGCCGACCCAAATTTCATTTTTTCTCGTTTGCATGAACTCAATTCCCAAACATCAGTGCGGTGAGCACAAAATCCAGACCCAGTACGGCCAGCGACGAATGAACGACTGTACGTGTAGTTGCGCGGCTAATGCCCGCCGACGTCGGGATGGCATCGTAACCATTGAACAATGCAATCCAGGTGACCGTAATGGCAAATACCACGCTCTTAATCAGGCAGTTAATCAGATCCATTCGCAGATCAATGGCGTCCTGCATGGCAGACCAGAAGAAACCGGCATCAATGCCTTTCCAGTGCACGCCAACCAGCGAACCGCCCCAGATCCCCACGGCGACAAACAGAATCGTCAGCAGCGGTAAAGAGATGACCCCGGCCCAGAAACGCGGCGAGATCACGCGACGCAGCGGATCGACCGCCATCATCTCCATGCTGGAGAGCTGCTCGGTCGCGCGCATCAGGCCAATTTCAGCCGTTAAGGCCGACCCCGCGCGCCCGGCGAACAGCAGCGCCGCCACAACGGGCCCCAGTTCACGCAGCAGCGAGAGCGCCACCAGCATCCCGAGGCTGGTTTCCGCACTGTAGGTTGTCAGCACCAGGTAGCCCTGCAGACCCAGCACCATACCGATAAACAGACCGGAGACAATGATGATGAGCATCGACAGCACGCCGACGTTATAAAGCTGACGCACCAATAGCGGCGCGTGCTTGCGGAATTCCGGCTTGCCGACCAGCGCGTTGAATAACATCAATCCGGCACGCCCGAACGTCCTGATGGTTTTTATGCCACGGTGTCCGAGAGCGGCCAACGCATTTAACAGCATGAGTGGCTTAACTCCCTATTCCCAGTAAATCGTCACGATAGTCGCCCGCCGGGTAGCGGAACGGCACAGGGCCATCGGCAATACCGTCAAGGAACTGCCGCACGCGCGGATCGCAATTTTCCTGCAGCGCCTGGGCGCTACCGTGTGCGACGATCTTTTTGTCCGCTACGATGTAGGCGTAATCGGCAATGCTCAACACTTCAGGTACATCGTGAGACACCACAATGCAGGTGACGCCAAGCGCGCTGTTCAGCTCAGAGATGAGCTTCACCAGCACGCCCATCGTGATGGGATCCTGCCCGACAAACGGTTCGTCGAACATGATTAAATCAGGTTCTAATGCGATGGCTCGCGCCAGCGCGGCACGACGCGCCATCCCGCCGGACAGTTCCGAAGGCATCAGCTTCGCGGCGCCCCGCAGCCCGACGGCTTCTAGCTTCATCATCACCGTGCTTTTCAGCAGCGCAGGCGGCAGGCTGGTATGCTCGCGCAGCGGATAGGCAACGTTATCAAAGACGTTCATGTCGGTGAACAAAGCCCCCGACTGAAAGAGCATGCTCATGCGTTTGCGAACAGTATACAGGCGCGAGCGCGACATCTCCGGGATGTTTTCGCCATCAAAGAGGATTTCACCGCTATCCGGTGGGATCTGCCCACCAATAAGGCGGAGCAGGGTCGTTTTACCGATCCCGGACGGCCCCATGATGGCAGTAATTTTGCCACGCGGCACGGTCAACGAAATATCATCAAATATCAATCTGTTGGCGCGAGAAAAACTCACACCGCGGACATCGACTAAATTCGCCATGGTTTGGCTCATTTATGGTTCCTTTCTTATCCTGCTCACGTTAAGGCATGTAGCCTGAATCAGCCCTAAACTCCGCATTTTTACAGAATAATAACCGTAGAGGTTAGCGAAAGCTGGCATTTGTTTTACTTTTCCGGCGCATAAAGTCAAAATTAGGAATTCGTTACGCCTCAGACTGTATGCAGTCCAGCCATTCCCGAGCAATGGACCGACGAGTATACCTGAAGAAAGGACTTTTGATGCTTTTAGCAACAGCACTGTTAATAATTGGTTTACTGTTGGTGGTCTACAGTGCTGACCGTTTAGTGTTTGCTGCATCTATCCTGTGTCGCCTGAGTGGCGTACCGCCTGTTGTCATCGGGATGACCGTGGTCAGCGCAGGAACGTCGCTTCCTGAAATCATCGTCTCTGTCTCTGCCTCGCTGCATGGTCAGGTAGACCTGGCAGTCGGCACCGCCATTGGCTCTAACATCGTCAATATTTTATTGATTTTAGGCCTGGCCGCGCTGCTCCAT harbors:
- the dacB gene encoding serine-type D-Ala-D-Ala carboxypeptidase; the encoded protein is MRFSSFIIGLTTSITFTAQAANVDEYINQLPAGANLALMVQKVGAQAPEIDYHSQQMALPASTQKVITALAALLQLGPDFRFTTTLETKGNVEGGELKGDLIARFGGDPTFKRQDIRNMVAALKKTGVQKIDGNVLIDTSIFASHDKAPGWPWNDMTQCFSAPPAAAIVDRNCFSVSLYSAPKPDDLAFIRIASYYPVTMFSQVRTLAKGSPDAQYCELDVVPGDLNRFTLTGCLTQRADPLPLAFAIQDGASYAGAILKDELKQAGITYSGTLLRQTQVNQPGTVIASKQSAPLHDLLRIMLKKSDNMIADTVFRMIGHARFGVPGTWRAGSDAVRQILRQQAGIDLGNTIAVDGSGLSRHNLISPATMMQVLQYIAQHDTELNFISMLPLAGHDGSLQYRAGLHAAGVDGKVSAKTGSLQGVYNLAGFITTASGQRMAFVQYLSGYAVEPTDQRNRRIPLVRFESRLYKDIYQNN
- the rplU gene encoding 50S ribosomal protein L21, translated to MYAVFQSGGKQHRVSEGQTVRLEKLDIATGESVEFAEVLMIANGEEVKIGVPFVDGGVIKAEVVAHGRGEKVKIVKFRRRKHYRKQQGHRQWFTDVKITGISA
- the ispB gene encoding octaprenyl diphosphate synthase, encoding MNLEKINELTAQDMAGVNAAILEQLNSDVQLINQLGYYIVSGGGKRIRPMIAILAARAVGYQGNAHITIAALIEFIHTATLLHDDVVDESDMRRGKATANAAFGNAASVLVGDFIYTRAFQMMTSLGSLKVLEVMSEAVNVIAEGEVLQLMNVNDPDITEENYMRVIYSKTARLFEAAAQCSGILAGCTEAQEKGLQDYGRYLGTAFQLIDDLLDYSADGETLGKNVGDDLNEGKPTLPLLHAMRNGTADQAKMIREAIEQGNGRHLLEPVLETMAICGSLEWTRQRAEEEADKAIEALQVIPDSPWREALIGLAHIAVQRDR
- the pmrB gene encoding two-component system sensor histidine kinase PmrB, which translates into the protein MNSMRRRLMVLLAVILLFFQLISVIWLWHESREQIGFLVNETLSAKARNNHVEKEIREAIASLLVPSLVMVGFTLLFSFWAVTWITRPLNKLRASLANRSADNLTPLPMFSDMEEIGAVTTSLNQLLARLDSTIKQERLFTADAAHELRTPLAGIRLHLELMSQSGAPQAATLISRIDQLMHTVEQLLMLARAGQAMASGHYETVNWTENIIEPLGLGHETKEHTVIWPAKSALTVQGDAVLLRLMLRNLLENAGRYSPSGTTITVTLTEVEGGTQISVIDQGPGIDEAHRQSITEPFRRLDQRYGGSGLGLSIVQRILQLHHGRLTLENGAEGGLIASCWLPATLE
- the cgtA gene encoding Obg family GTPase CgtA; protein product: MKFVDEATILVVAGDGGNGCVSFRREKYIPRGGPDGGDGGDGGDVWLEADENLNTLIDYRFEKSFRAERGQNGQSRDCTGKRGKDVTIKVPVGTRVIDQGTGETMGDMTKHGQRLMVAKGGWHGLGNSRFKSSVNRTPRQKTMGTPGDKRDLQLELMLLADVGMLGMPNAGKSTFIRAVSAAKPKVADYPFTTLVPSLGVVRMDNEKSFVVADIPGLIEGAAEGAGLGIRFLKHLERCRVLLHLIDIDPIDGSDPVENARIIVGELEKYSEKLANKPRWLVFNKIDLMDKAEAEAKAKAIAEAMGWEDKYYLISAASQVGVKDLCWDVMTFIIENPIVQAEEVKQPEKVEFMWDDYHRQQLEELEAEEDDEDWDDDWDEDDEEGVEFIYKH
- the rpmA gene encoding 50S ribosomal protein L27, with protein sequence MAHKKAGGSTRNGRDSEAKRLGVKRFGGESVLAGSIIVRQRGTKFHAGNNVGCGRDHTLFAKADGKVKFEVKGPNNRKYISIVAE
- the pmrA gene encoding two-component system response regulator PmrA; amino-acid sequence: MKLLIVEDDLLLQEGLALGLANEGYALDCAGTAAEADALIQSGEYSLVILDLGLPDKDGATLLSQWRRRGINNPVLILTARDAIEDRITGLDAGADDYLVKPFALAELQARVRALIRRYQGHSDNLLTDGDITLNLQTQQVLQQDQAVEVTPKEFALLTRLIMRSGQTVHRETLQQDIYSWQDDPGSNTLEVHIHNLRRKLGKDRIKTVRGVGYRLESQK
- a CDS encoding DMT family transporter — encoded protein: MKQQAGIGILLALTTAMCWGALPIAMKQVLEVMEPPTVVFYRFLMASIGLGAILAVKGKLPPLRLFRKPRWLVLLAIATGGLFGNFILFSSSLQYLSPTASQVIGQLSPVGMMVASVFILKEKMRGTQIIGASMLLCGLVMFFNTSLIEIFTRLTDYTWGVIFGVGAATVWVSYGVAQKVLLRRLASQQILFLLYTLCTIALLPLAKPGVITQLSDWQLACLIFCGLNTLVGYGALAEAMARWQAAQVSALITLTPLFTLLFSDLLSMAWPDVFVRPMLNLLGYLGAFVVVAGAMYSAIGHRLWGRWRKNEAVVVVPRSGE